One segment of Solanum lycopersicum chromosome 1, SLM_r2.1 DNA contains the following:
- the Lyk13 gene encoding lysM receptor-like kinase 13 isoform X1 codes for MIFLRRRSITILVLIYFFSNCTTCYSTSCTNGCDLALASFFIWPESNLPLINQLFDNISYSDILEWNTQITSTFILTESRVHVPFRCDCLNNGEFLGHVFSYNVSANETYDLIATRRYSSLTNKELLMRDNRYPDNNIPDHVTLNVTVNCSCGNKHVSKDYGLFITYPMRPGENLSYIALVTNTSSKLIEMYNPMVNFSAGSGLLYIPGRDKLGNYPPISTRWTTLSFSLFCVDSSVIACNCSQIKLLMEVLYNISILTLFCMSVSSGSSGKTIAALAVASLAGVLLLVGIIYVGIYRRKEQKVAANIPVSSGQCYPPSPAGLSGIHVDKSVEFSYQELAESTDNFSISNKIGEGGFGAVYYAELRGKKAAIKRMNREGRTEFLAELKILTRVHHLNLVSLIGYCVERSLFLVYEFIENGNLSQHLHGRDVLTWSTRVQIAMDSARGLEYIHEHTVPFYIHRDVKSANILINKNFHAKIGDFGLSKLVESGNPTLNTRFMGTFGYMPPEYGHSGVISRKVDVYAFGVVLYELISSKDAIVKEDGVDEARSLVALFDEAHSHPNQIEAISRLIDPKLCDDYPLDSVYKMAQLAKSCTEKNPEMRPTMKSVVVALMALSSSHA; via the exons ATGATATTCCTAAGAAGGAGATCAATAACAATCCTAGTCCTGATTTACTTCTTCTCAAATTGCACAACATGTTATTCCACTAGTTGCACAAATGGCTGTGATTTAGCTTTAGCTTCCTTCTTCATCTGGCCCGAATCGAATCTCCCTTTAATAAACCAACTATTTGACAACATCTCATACAGTGATATCCTTGAGTGGAATACTCAAATCACAAGCACGTTTATCCTAACCGAATCCAGAGTTCACGTTCCCTTTCGTTGTGATTGCCTTAATAATGGTGAGTTTCTGGGCCATGTATTTTCGTATAATGTTAGTGCCAATGAGACTTATGATCTCATTGCAACAAGGCGCTATTCAAGTTTGACGAATAAGGAGTTGTTGATGAGGGATAATAGGTATCCGGATAACAATATACCGGAtcatgtgaccttgaatgtgACTGTGAATTGCTCCTGTGGGAATAAACATGTGTCAAAGGATTATGGATTGTTTATCACGTATCCGATGAGGCCGGGGGAAAATTTGAGTTATATCGCGTTGGTGACTAATACTAGCTCCAAGCTGATAGAAATGTACAATCCAATGGTGAATTTCAGTGCTGGCAGCGGGTTGTTGTACATTCCAGGCAGAG ATAAACTGGGGAATTATCCACCTATATCAACCAG GTGGACTACCctttccttctctttattttgtgtTGATTCCTCCGTCATCGCTTGTAATTGCTCTCAAATCAAGTTGTTGATGGAAGTGTTGTACAACATAAGCATATTGACTCTATTCTGTATGAGTGTCTCATCAGGTTCATCAGGTAAAACAATAGCTGCATTAGCAGTAGCTTCACTAGCTGGAGTTTTGTTATTGGTAGGCATCATTTATGTGGGAATTTATAGAAGAAAGGAACAAAAGGTTGCAGCAAATATCCCAGTATCTTCTGGTCAATGCTATCCACCTAGTCCTG CAGGCCTTTCAGGCATACATGTGGACAAATCAGTAGAGTTTTCATATCAAGAACTTGCTGAATCGACTGATAACTTTAGCATTTCGAACAAGATTGGAGAAGGTGGGTTTGGGGCCGTCTATTATGCTGAGCTGCGAGGAAAG AAAGCAGCAATTAAGCGAATGAACAGGGAAGGAAGAACAGAATTTCTCGCTGAACTGAAAATTTTGACGCGTGTTCATCACCTGAACCTG GTTTCCTTGATAGGGTATTGTGTTGAGAGGTCCCTGTTCCTTGTATACGAATTCATTGAGAACGGTAATCTAAGCCAACATCTTCATG GGAGAGACGTATTGACATGGTCAACACGGGTGCAAATTGCAATGGATTCAGCCAGAGGTCTTGAGTATATACACGAGCACACCGTCCCTTTTTACATCCATCGTGATGTTAAATCAGCAAATATTCTGATAAACAAGAACTTTCATGCAAAG ATTGGAGATTTTGGCTTATCAAAACTTGTTGAAAGTGGAAATCCAACTTTGAATACACGTTTTATGGGTACATTTGGATACATGCCACCAGA GTATGGTCATTCAGGAGTTATCTCTCGTAAAGTAGATGTCTACGCTTTTGGTGTTGTCCTTTATGAGTTGATTTCATCCAAGGATGCGATAGTCAAGGAAGATGGTGTTGATGAAGCAAGAAGCCTTGTTGCTTTG TTTGATGAAGCTCATAGTCATCCAAATCAAATTGAAGCCATTTCCAGATTGATAGACCCTAAACTCTGCGATGACTACCCCCTCGATTCAGTCTACAAG ATGGCACAGCTTGCTAAATCTTGTACAGAGAAAAATCCTGAAATGAGACCTACTATGAAATCAGTAGTGGTGGCTCTTATGGCACTTTCATCGTCACATGCCTGA
- the LOC101254240 gene encoding autophagy-related protein 18h-like, with product MKKSQNSSNSNSNNKSKVKNGTSTHGFLPNSLKFISSCIKTVSSNVRTAGASVAGSSSDDHRKDQVLWACFDRLELGLSSFKRVLLIGYSDGFQVLDVEDASNVCELVSRRDDPVTFLQMQPIPAKSGGNEGYKKSHPLLLVVACDDTKDSVPAQTGRDGFVESQAGSITHSPTVVRFYSLRSHNYVHVLRFRSTVYMVRCSPKVVAVGLAAQIYCFDALTLENKFSVLTYPVPQLGGQGVTGVNIGYGPMAVGPRWLAYASNNPLLSNTGRLSPQSLSPSPGVSPSTSPGNGNLVARYAMESSKHLAAGLINLGDMGYKTLSKYCHELLPDGSNSPVSTSASWKVGRVPAHSTETDAAGMVVIKDFVSRAVISQFRAHTSPISALCFDPSGTLLVTASTRGNNINLFRIVPSCSNGAGSQNSDWKASHVHLYKLHRGVTPAVIQDICFSHYSQWVAIISSRGTCHLFVLSPFGGEAGLQLQNSYVDGPILQPILSGPWWSTSSFLVNQQSFVAAPAPITLSVVNRIKNVNSGWLNTVSNAASSAAGKVSVPSGVLAADFHSSVRREQPAPKSLNALEHLLAYTPSGHLIQYELMPSFGGEKGDSYLRTETVSVVQMQEEDTGVKVDPIQWWDVCRRADWPEREECIHGITLGGREPTDIVMEDSLSEDDDKGEKDLAKLCDRSHWYLSNAEVQLKSGRIPIWQKSKIYFCTMSLSGYEEQDISRSSAAGEIEIEKIPVNEVEVRRKDLLPVFDHFHRIPSKWSEDSSSIGKEKSGDGTTGISRADSLSEKSFPSGSSQVARIHEVGMGPISYPCIELSMEESDGSRSSSYTAAPQVCKNMPAGLESSPNILCSVEESYVVNSPSPPKIESFSTGGTSAREVQSSNSVITSEASNSSSNRSDLSMNIIDEQTVNEDICDPVDFGQFFQEGYCKASTTNELQEVTELVADMDSSSSPCNKEKTDDDGESDDMLGGVFDFFEEG from the exons atgaagAAAAGCCAAAACAGCAGCAATAGCAACAGTAATAACAAAAGTAAGGTGAAGAATGGGACCAGTACCCATGGATTTCTCCCTAATTCTCTCAAGTTCATCTCATCTTGCATCAAGACGGTTTCGTCCAATGTCCGGACCGCTGGTGCCTCTGTCGCCGGTTCCTCCTCCGACGATCACCGCAAAGACCAG GTTTTATGGGCTTGCTTTGACAGACTAGAGCTTGGTTTGTCTTCATTCAAACGAGTGCTCCTTATTGGTTACTCAGATGGATTTCAAGTTCTTGATGTTGAAGATGCTTCAAATGTTTGTGAACTAGTTTCGAGGCGGGATGATCCAGTAACTTTTCTACAGATGCAGCCCATCCCTGCAAAATCTGGTGGTAATGAAGGATACAAGAAATCACATCCACTGCTCTTGGTTGTGGCATGTGATGACACCAAAGATTCTGTTCCAGCTCAAACTGGGAGGGATGGTTTCGTTGAGTCTCAGGCAGGAAGCATCACACACTCACCTACAGTTGTGCGTTTTTACTCCTTAAGGTCTCACAACTATGTGCATGTTTTGCGATTCCGATCTACTGTGTATATGGTTAGATGCAGTCCAAAGGTAGTAGCTGTTGGTCTTGCAGCTCAG ATCTACTGTTTTGATGCTCTTACCTTGGAGAACAAGTTTAGCGTCCTCACATATCCTGTTCCTCAGTTGGGTGGGCAAGGTGTGACTGGGGTCAACATTGGTTATGGTCCCATGGCTGTAGGACCGAGATGGTTAGCATATGCTTCAAATAATCCACTGTTGTCAAACACCGGGCGCTTGAGTCCCCAAAGTCTTAGTCCTTCTCCAGGTGTTAGCCCTTCTACATCACCCGGTAATGGAAATCTCGTAGCTAGGTATGCCATGGAGTCCAGCAAACATTTAGCTGCTGGGTTGATCAATCTTGGAGACATGGGCTACAAAACTTTGTCCAAATACTGTCATGAACTTCTTCCTGATGGGAGTAATTCGCCTGTGTCAACGAGTGCTAGCTGGAAAGTTGGGAGGGTTCCAGCACATTCAACTGAAACAGATGCTGCGGGCATG GTTGTTATTAAAGATTTTGTTTCTCGAGCAGTTATATCACAATTCAGGGCACACACCAGTCCTATATCTGCTCTGTGTTTTGATCCTAGTGGCACTCTTCTTGTTACTGCCTCTACTCGTGGGAATAATATAAACCTATTTCGAATTGTACCTTCTTGCTCAAATGGAGCAGGAAGTCAAAACAGCGACTGGAAAGCTTCACATGTCCACCTCTACAAGCTTCATCGGGGTGTAACTCCAGCT GTGATACAAGACATTTGTTTTAGTCACTACAGTCAGTGGGTAGCTATTATTTCATCCAGGGGAACTTGCCATCTTTTTGTACTATCCCCTTTTGGCGGTGAGGCTGGTCTTCAACTACAAAATTCTTATGTTGATGGACCTATCCTTCAACCTATTCTTTCAGGACCATGGTGGTCTACATCATCTTTCCTAGTCAATCAGCAGTCTTTTGTGGCAGCGCCTGCACCTATCACACTCTCTGTGGTCAACAGGATAAAGAATGTGAATTCAGGTTGGCTAAATACAGTGAGCAATGCTGCATCTTCTGCAGCAGGAAAGGTTTCTGTGCCTTCTGGTGTTCTTGCTGCTGATTTTCACAGTTCCGTACGCCGGGAACAACCTGCACCCAAAAGCTTAAATGCTTTGGAGCATCTTTTAGCTTATACTCCATCTGGTCACTTAATTCAATATGAATTGATGCCCTCATTTGGTGGAGAGAAGGGTGACTCTTATCTGAGAACAGAGACTGTTTCAGTAGTTCAAATGCAAGAGGAGGACACTGGGGTGAAAGTTGACCCCATTCAATGGTGGGATGTATGTCGAAGAGCTGATTGGCCTGAAAGAGAGGAATGTATTCATGGCATTACTCTAGGTGGCCGTGAACCTACAGACATAGTCATGGAAGATTCTCTTTCTGAAGATGATGATAAAGGAGAAAAGGATTTGGCTAAACTATGTGATCGGTCTCATTGGTACCTTTCCAATGCTGAGGTGCAGTTGAAGTCTGGGAGGATACCTATTTGGCAAAAGTCCAAG ATATACTTCTGTACCATGAGTCTTTCTGGATATGAAGAGCAGGATATCTCTAGAAGTTCTGCTGCTGGTGAGATTGAGATTGAGAAGATTCCTGTCAATGAGGTCGAAGTAAGGCGTAAAGACCTGCTGCCTGTGTTTGACCATTTCCACAGGATTCCATCAAAGTGGTCAGAGGATAG CTCTTCCATTGGTAAAGAGAAGTCAGGGGACGGCACAACTGGTATATCCAGGGCAGACTCTCTCTCTGAGAAAAGCTTTCCTTCTG GTTCTTCACAAGTTGCCCGTATACATGAAGTTGGTATGGGGCCAATTTCGTATCCATGTATTGAACTCTCTATGGAAGAAAGTGATGGGTCGAGAAGTTCTAGTTATACTGCAGCCCCACAAGTGTGTAAAAACATGCCTGCTGGTCTGGAATCATCCCCAAATATCTTGTGCTCCGTTGAGGAAAGCTATGTGGTAAATAGTCCATCTCCTCCCAAAATTGAATCCTTCTCCACTGGAGGAACCAGTGCAAGGGAGGTTCAGTCCTCAAACAGTGTCATTACCAGTGAAGCTTCAAACTCAAGTTCCAATCGTTCCGACTTGAGTATGAACATAATTGACGAACAAACTGTCAATGAAGATATATGCGACCCTGTAGATTTTGGTCAATTTTTTCAAGAAGGCTACTGTAAGGCTTCAACTACCAATGAATTGCAGGAGGTAACTGAACTGGTTGCTGATATGGATAGCAGTAGTAGTCCTTGCAACAAAGAGAAAACTGATGATGATGGGGAAAGTGATGATATGCTGGGAGGTGTGTTTGACTTCTTCGAAGAAG GTTGA
- the Lyk13 gene encoding lysM receptor-like kinase 13 isoform X2, protein MIFLRRRSITILVLIYFFSNCTTCYSTSCTNGCDLALASFFIWPESNLPLINQLFDNISYSDILEWNTQITSTFILTESRVHVPFRCDCLNNGEFLGHVFSYNVSANETYDLIATRRYSSLTNKELLMRDNRYPDNNIPDHVTLNVTVNCSCGNKHVSKDYGLFITYPMRPGENLSYIALVTNTSSKLIEMYNPMVNFSAGSGLLYIPGRDKLGNYPPISTRWTTLSFSLFCVDSSVIACNCSQIKLLMEVLYNISILTLFCMSVSSGSSGKTIAALAVASLAGVLLLVGIIYVGIYRRKEQKVAANIPVSSGQCYPPSPGLSGIHVDKSVEFSYQELAESTDNFSISNKIGEGGFGAVYYAELRGKKAAIKRMNREGRTEFLAELKILTRVHHLNLVSLIGYCVERSLFLVYEFIENGNLSQHLHGRDVLTWSTRVQIAMDSARGLEYIHEHTVPFYIHRDVKSANILINKNFHAKIGDFGLSKLVESGNPTLNTRFMGTFGYMPPEYGHSGVISRKVDVYAFGVVLYELISSKDAIVKEDGVDEARSLVALFDEAHSHPNQIEAISRLIDPKLCDDYPLDSVYKMAQLAKSCTEKNPEMRPTMKSVVVALMALSSSHA, encoded by the exons ATGATATTCCTAAGAAGGAGATCAATAACAATCCTAGTCCTGATTTACTTCTTCTCAAATTGCACAACATGTTATTCCACTAGTTGCACAAATGGCTGTGATTTAGCTTTAGCTTCCTTCTTCATCTGGCCCGAATCGAATCTCCCTTTAATAAACCAACTATTTGACAACATCTCATACAGTGATATCCTTGAGTGGAATACTCAAATCACAAGCACGTTTATCCTAACCGAATCCAGAGTTCACGTTCCCTTTCGTTGTGATTGCCTTAATAATGGTGAGTTTCTGGGCCATGTATTTTCGTATAATGTTAGTGCCAATGAGACTTATGATCTCATTGCAACAAGGCGCTATTCAAGTTTGACGAATAAGGAGTTGTTGATGAGGGATAATAGGTATCCGGATAACAATATACCGGAtcatgtgaccttgaatgtgACTGTGAATTGCTCCTGTGGGAATAAACATGTGTCAAAGGATTATGGATTGTTTATCACGTATCCGATGAGGCCGGGGGAAAATTTGAGTTATATCGCGTTGGTGACTAATACTAGCTCCAAGCTGATAGAAATGTACAATCCAATGGTGAATTTCAGTGCTGGCAGCGGGTTGTTGTACATTCCAGGCAGAG ATAAACTGGGGAATTATCCACCTATATCAACCAG GTGGACTACCctttccttctctttattttgtgtTGATTCCTCCGTCATCGCTTGTAATTGCTCTCAAATCAAGTTGTTGATGGAAGTGTTGTACAACATAAGCATATTGACTCTATTCTGTATGAGTGTCTCATCAGGTTCATCAGGTAAAACAATAGCTGCATTAGCAGTAGCTTCACTAGCTGGAGTTTTGTTATTGGTAGGCATCATTTATGTGGGAATTTATAGAAGAAAGGAACAAAAGGTTGCAGCAAATATCCCAGTATCTTCTGGTCAATGCTATCCACCTAGTCCTG GCCTTTCAGGCATACATGTGGACAAATCAGTAGAGTTTTCATATCAAGAACTTGCTGAATCGACTGATAACTTTAGCATTTCGAACAAGATTGGAGAAGGTGGGTTTGGGGCCGTCTATTATGCTGAGCTGCGAGGAAAG AAAGCAGCAATTAAGCGAATGAACAGGGAAGGAAGAACAGAATTTCTCGCTGAACTGAAAATTTTGACGCGTGTTCATCACCTGAACCTG GTTTCCTTGATAGGGTATTGTGTTGAGAGGTCCCTGTTCCTTGTATACGAATTCATTGAGAACGGTAATCTAAGCCAACATCTTCATG GGAGAGACGTATTGACATGGTCAACACGGGTGCAAATTGCAATGGATTCAGCCAGAGGTCTTGAGTATATACACGAGCACACCGTCCCTTTTTACATCCATCGTGATGTTAAATCAGCAAATATTCTGATAAACAAGAACTTTCATGCAAAG ATTGGAGATTTTGGCTTATCAAAACTTGTTGAAAGTGGAAATCCAACTTTGAATACACGTTTTATGGGTACATTTGGATACATGCCACCAGA GTATGGTCATTCAGGAGTTATCTCTCGTAAAGTAGATGTCTACGCTTTTGGTGTTGTCCTTTATGAGTTGATTTCATCCAAGGATGCGATAGTCAAGGAAGATGGTGTTGATGAAGCAAGAAGCCTTGTTGCTTTG TTTGATGAAGCTCATAGTCATCCAAATCAAATTGAAGCCATTTCCAGATTGATAGACCCTAAACTCTGCGATGACTACCCCCTCGATTCAGTCTACAAG ATGGCACAGCTTGCTAAATCTTGTACAGAGAAAAATCCTGAAATGAGACCTACTATGAAATCAGTAGTGGTGGCTCTTATGGCACTTTCATCGTCACATGCCTGA
- the LOC101254533 gene encoding receptor-like cytosolic serine/threonine-protein kinase RBK2 isoform X2: protein MVVRNIFCGACNMKSAKGISMNAEHTSASAQDLRMFEMEREKHDDGSPGGVMEVGIRNTENGSISPTDKPSGSRTRLSNPRTSSRWHKFFKMWKRSSVKRLPSFPPLAVPTMSTRKSRSARENVAAGIYHFTSSWKNFSLSELKSATNNFSKDNLIGKGGYAEVYKGCLPDGQLIAVKCLNKGTEAQQEQSFLCEIGTIAHVDHPNTARMVGYGVEGGTYLVLQLSSQGSLGSFLRGSREKLDWAARYKIIFGIANGLMYLHENCQRRIIHRDIKADNILLTEDFVPQICDFGLAKWLPKEWTHHNVGKFEGTFGYFAPEYFMHGTVDEKTDVFSFGVLLLEIITGRQALDDSQQSLVIWAKPLLHKHNVKELIDPVLGDNYNPKEMNRVIITAGLCVEQNPLMRPRMNQAIVLMKTEDDCYKHNFQRKRTYSEELLDAAEYNSTKCLNDFKQLNLRSSVSDNNMKTSAA from the exons TGATGGTTCTCCAGGAGGAGTTATGGAAGTGGGCATCAGAAACACAGAGAATGGTTCCATTTCTCCTACAGACAAACCTTCAGGTTCTCGAACCAGGTTGTCAAATCCACGAACGTCTTCTCGCTGGCATAAGTTCTTCAAGATGTGGAAGAGAAGTTCTGTCAAGAGATTACCTTCTTTTCCACCGTTAGCTGTGCCAACTATGTCGACAAGGAAAAGCCGAAGTGCGAGGGAGAATGTGGCAGCGGGAATCTACCACTTCACATCATCCTGGAAGAACTTCAGCCTATCTGAACTGAAAAGCGCAACCAACAATTTTAGCAAAG ATAACTTGATTGGCAAAGGAGGGTATGCTGAAGTTTACAAGGGTTGTTTACCTGATGGTCAGCTTATCGCGGTTAAGTGCCTCAATAAGGGTACAGAAGCGCAGCAGGAACAAAGTTTCCTATGTGAAATAGGTACTATAGCACACGTGGACCATCCTAATACTGCAAGGATGGTTGGTTATGGAGTGGAAGGAGGGACATACCTAGTTCTTCAGTTATCTTCTCAAGGGAGCTTAGGATCATTTCTTCGTG GCTCAAGAGAAAAACTAGATTGGGCTGCCAGgtacaaaataatatttggaaTAGCAAATGGCCTAATGTACCTTCACGAGAATTGCCAAAGGCGGATTATACACAGAGATATTAAAGCTGATAATATTCTACTTACGGAGGATTTTGTGCCTCAG ATTTGTGACTTTGGCCTTGCAAAGTGGCTTCCTAAAGAGTGGACACATCATAATGTGGGCAAGTTTGAAGGCACATTTGG TTATTTTGCTCCGGAGTATTTTATGCATGGCACAGTGGATGAGAAAACTGATGTATTTTCATTTGGTGTGCTGCTATTGGAGATAATAACTGGAAGGCAAGCACTAGATGATTCACAGCAGAGCCTTGTGATTTGG GCAAAGCCTTTACTCCATAAGCACAATGTCAAAGAACTAATTGATCCTGTTCTTGGTGATAACTACAATCCAAAAGAGATGAACCGCGTTATAATAACTGCTGGCTTATGTGTAGAACAGAATCCACTTATGCGGCCTAGAATGAATCAG GCTATCGTCCTAATGAAGACTGAAGACGACTGCTACAAACATAACTTCCAGCGAAAGAGGACATATTCAGAAGAACTCTTGGATGCAGCTGAGTACAACTCAACGAAATGCCTGAATGATTTTAAACAGCTTAATCTAAGAAGTTCAGTTTCTGATAACAACATGAAGACCTCAGCAGCCTAG
- the Lyk13 gene encoding LysM receptor-like kinase 13 precursor → MIFLRRRSITILVLIYFFSNCTTCYSTSCTNGCDLALASFFIWPESNLPLINQLFDNISYSDILEWNTQITSTFILTESRVHVPFRCDCLNNGEFLGHVFSYNVSANETYDLIATRRYSSLTNKELLMRDNRYPDNNIPDHVTLNVTVNCSCGNKHVSKDYGLFITYPMRPGENLSYIALVTNTSSKLIEMYNPMVNFSAGSGLLYIPGRDKLGNYPPISTRKGSSGKTIAALAVASLAGVLLLVGIIYVGIYRRKEQKVAANIPVSSGQCYPPSPGLSGIHVDKSVEFSYQELAESTDNFSISNKIGEGGFGAVYYAELRGKKAAIKRMNREGRTEFLAELKILTRVHHLNLVSLIGYCVERSLFLVYEFIENGNLSQHLHGRDVLTWSTRVQIAMDSARGLEYIHEHTVPFYIHRDVKSANILINKNFHAKIGDFGLSKLVESGNPTLNTRFMGTFGYMPPEYGHSGVISRKVDVYAFGVVLYELISSKDAIVKEDGVDEARSLVALFDEAHSHPNQIEAISRLIDPKLCDDYPLDSVYKMAQLAKSCTEKNPEMRPTMKSVVVALMALSSSHA, encoded by the exons ATGATATTCCTAAGAAGGAGATCAATAACAATCCTAGTCCTGATTTACTTCTTCTCAAATTGCACAACATGTTATTCCACTAGTTGCACAAATGGCTGTGATTTAGCTTTAGCTTCCTTCTTCATCTGGCCCGAATCGAATCTCCCTTTAATAAACCAACTATTTGACAACATCTCATACAGTGATATCCTTGAGTGGAATACTCAAATCACAAGCACGTTTATCCTAACCGAATCCAGAGTTCACGTTCCCTTTCGTTGTGATTGCCTTAATAATGGTGAGTTTCTGGGCCATGTATTTTCGTATAATGTTAGTGCCAATGAGACTTATGATCTCATTGCAACAAGGCGCTATTCAAGTTTGACGAATAAGGAGTTGTTGATGAGGGATAATAGGTATCCGGATAACAATATACCGGAtcatgtgaccttgaatgtgACTGTGAATTGCTCCTGTGGGAATAAACATGTGTCAAAGGATTATGGATTGTTTATCACGTATCCGATGAGGCCGGGGGAAAATTTGAGTTATATCGCGTTGGTGACTAATACTAGCTCCAAGCTGATAGAAATGTACAATCCAATGGTGAATTTCAGTGCTGGCAGCGGGTTGTTGTACATTCCAGGCAGAG ATAAACTGGGGAATTATCCACCTATATCAACCAG GAAAG GTTCATCAGGTAAAACAATAGCTGCATTAGCAGTAGCTTCACTAGCTGGAGTTTTGTTATTGGTAGGCATCATTTATGTGGGAATTTATAGAAGAAAGGAACAAAAGGTTGCAGCAAATATCCCAGTATCTTCTGGTCAATGCTATCCACCTAGTCCTG GCCTTTCAGGCATACATGTGGACAAATCAGTAGAGTTTTCATATCAAGAACTTGCTGAATCGACTGATAACTTTAGCATTTCGAACAAGATTGGAGAAGGTGGGTTTGGGGCCGTCTATTATGCTGAGCTGCGAGGAAAG AAAGCAGCAATTAAGCGAATGAACAGGGAAGGAAGAACAGAATTTCTCGCTGAACTGAAAATTTTGACGCGTGTTCATCACCTGAACCTG GTTTCCTTGATAGGGTATTGTGTTGAGAGGTCCCTGTTCCTTGTATACGAATTCATTGAGAACGGTAATCTAAGCCAACATCTTCATG GGAGAGACGTATTGACATGGTCAACACGGGTGCAAATTGCAATGGATTCAGCCAGAGGTCTTGAGTATATACACGAGCACACCGTCCCTTTTTACATCCATCGTGATGTTAAATCAGCAAATATTCTGATAAACAAGAACTTTCATGCAAAG ATTGGAGATTTTGGCTTATCAAAACTTGTTGAAAGTGGAAATCCAACTTTGAATACACGTTTTATGGGTACATTTGGATACATGCCACCAGA GTATGGTCATTCAGGAGTTATCTCTCGTAAAGTAGATGTCTACGCTTTTGGTGTTGTCCTTTATGAGTTGATTTCATCCAAGGATGCGATAGTCAAGGAAGATGGTGTTGATGAAGCAAGAAGCCTTGTTGCTTTG TTTGATGAAGCTCATAGTCATCCAAATCAAATTGAAGCCATTTCCAGATTGATAGACCCTAAACTCTGCGATGACTACCCCCTCGATTCAGTCTACAAG ATGGCACAGCTTGCTAAATCTTGTACAGAGAAAAATCCTGAAATGAGACCTACTATGAAATCAGTAGTGGTGGCTCTTATGGCACTTTCATCGTCACATGCCTGA
- the LOC138340557 gene encoding chitin elicitor receptor kinase 1-like: protein MVNQLLTGSGLAKIDVYVFGVVLYELISSKEVVVKEDGIDEFGEAHNHPNPIEAISRLIDPKLEDNYPFDSVHKMVQLAQTCTEKDHEMRPTMKSVVVALMALSLSTEG, encoded by the exons ATGGTAAATCAGTTACTTACAG GCTCCGGACTCGCTAAAATAGATGTCTATGTTTTTGGCGTTGTACTTTATGAACTAATTTCTTCAAAGGAAGTGGTAGTCAAGGAAGATGGTATAGATGAA TTTGGAGAAGCTCATAATCATCCAAATCCAATTGAAGCCATTTCTAGATTGATAGACCCCAAACTCGAGGATAACTACCCTTTTGATTCAGTCCACAAG ATGGTACAGCTTGCTCAAACTTGTACAGAGAAAGATCATGAGATGCGTCCAACTATGAAATCAGTAGTGGTTGCACTTATGGCACTCTCATTATCAACGGAGGGTTGA